A segment of the Fusarium musae strain F31 chromosome 2, whole genome shotgun sequence genome:
TGTCGACCATTCTGTGAACAACTTCTTCAGCGATGTGTCGCTTCTCCTCGGGGAAGAGTAACAGGGTATGGAAGTTTCCGTCGCCAACGTGCCCTACGATTGAGCCAAGCAACCCTGACTTCTCGATGTCGGCTTTGGCAAACTCAATGATATCGGGAAGCCTGCTTAGAGGAACAGCGACGTCAGTGGTCCAGACTTTATCAGTTGGTGAATTTCTCATGGCTAGCATGCTCCATAGTGCGTTCTTTCTTGCGGACCACAATTCGTTGCGCTCAGTCTCGTCGGAGGCGAATGTGTATGTAGTGCTGTGGTTTTGCTTCGTGATACTTCCGACTTGTTTGGCGAGGTGATCCACGATGAACTCATCGCTCCCTGTGAacttgaagaacaaagttGGATCTTCCTTCCATTTCAACCTTGTCAAAGCAGAATCGTTGATGCTCTTCATCTGTACTTCGTCAAGGATCTCAACAGCCGCCACATGGATGCCATTGGACAGCACTTCGCGCACCGCAGATGCCGCATCTCGAAGTGTTGGAAAGGTACATACAGCCACGGCTTCGCAAGGCGGCTTGACTGCTAGCTTGAGAGTAGCTTCTGTAACCAGTCCAAGTGTCCCTTCACTTCCGATGAAGGTTCTTGTTAAATCATATCCGGCGCTCGACTTTCTTGCCCTCTGCCGAGTCTTGATAATCGTGCCATCGGCAAGAACCACGGTGAGTGACAAGACCCAGTCTTTCATAGTTCCGTATGCCGCTGCGTTTGTCCCAGAGCATCCTGTACCCACCATTCCTCCAATCATAGCGCCAGGACCAGGATCTGGTGGGAAGAACAAACCGTGGCCTGCTAGCTCTTCGTTAAGGTCCATCCACCCTATTCCAGGCTGCACAACACAGTCGAGATCATATTTGTTGAGCTCTACTATGTTGTTCATTCGACCGAAGTCAATACATATGCCCTGCAGATGGGGTATGTACTGGCCTTCGATCGACGTCCCTCCCGAGTACGGCGTGACTGGCAGCCGGCGTCGAAAGCATACTTTCATAAGTTCTGAAACCTGTTCTGTAGTCTCTGGGTAGAGAATTACTTGCGAAAGGATGGCCGACTCTTCAGTCCAGGCGTACGACTGATAGTCTGAGCCAGAATGGGTAACGAGATCGGTACGTTCTGTTGAGACATTCTCAGGCCCCAAGATAGCAGTGAACTCTTTACAAGCGCCGTGAATATTTGATGCAGACAAGTTATGCTGAATCTCGGGAGTGTCCACCAATGCCTGTGTCGATGATAAATGCGTTTTGGTTGGTTGGCTACTGACACTCAGCGCTCCAGCCATGCCGACTGTTAATGCTGCCAACCCCAGTACGTATGACCCTTGGTGAAGTTAGTCTCTGTTCTATGAACGCAATCAAGGACTTACCTCTGCTACTTGTGTGCCATTGCTTTGATACCAAGGTTGATGGTTTTGGTGTGTTTGAAGCTGACCGAAAGAACTGGGTTGGTAGTCGAGTCCGAGAAGGCGATGGTCGTGGCCCGACACATGGTACCCGCTGTAAAGATTTGTGTAGAGCCGACATAACAACTTTGGTAGATCACAGCGAGTCTGAGGAGAGATTGAGTTGGAACAGAAAGAAgcaattaatagtaattaattaataatttcaGATTCTCTTCTTTACCCACTTCAATTTCTCATTGACCGTCCAGTTTCCAAGTCACTTCGGCGATGGTGCCATCGGCTATGGGCAATACCATTCCCGAGAAACCAATTTCCATTCTTGGAGTAGCAGAAAAGACTACTGGTTCTAGCCACATCCCTTCAGCCAATGCCATGGCAAGTCATAGGTAAGTTAACCTCCGATCCCCGGACACCCACCAACCCCAACAACATGCCAAGAATATGCAGTTTGTCACGTTACAGCCACGGATCAAGACTACATATGCCGAGACTACAATAGAGTCTCATAGCCCCTTTGTTATTCTATAGGCTCAGTGTTTGCTATTCCCAGATCGGCCAGAAAGTACATGGCTTGATACTGGAACGAGTCCGGGTGCGGAAACTCCATGCCATTACTCGACTGGACGCCTGAAAAGACGCCGTTTGCCAGGTATGTAGGCCAAAACCCGCCTCCCTCAAATCCCGAGCTTTGGTCAAATGCGAAGTTGTGGTCTTCAAAGCCTGTCGCGTCATGTGCGGCTTGGTCAGCTGGTGCAGTGTTCCTCTGGACATCGATTTCGAGGACCTGATTCGCGCTGGTATTTCTCATCTCAGTACTTATTCCCTCGCCTTCTACGTCGTCTCCATTTGAGTTCGTGGGCTGTGTCTGTGATTCTTCCGCGGGTGGGCGATTCAGGATATCCATGAAGAAGTTCTTGATCCATCGCGCCAAGATGTAGACTGATTCAAACTGCTTGAGAGCCAGTAATCCGGGCCGGATCTTGACGAAGATCTGGTCACTTTGGGGCGCTGATGTTTTGACATCAACTGCAAGAGCCATCATCGCAGAGAAGAGAGCAGAGACACTGAGAGTTTGGTGAGTCCACTGTGACAAGAGCTTCCCgaaaaacttactatatcATGGGAAAGTGCTCCGGTGTCCAGAACAGCAATGAGTTCTCGACCAGGCTGAATATATGTGCTGCCGCGTCAAGGACGGGCTTGACCTCCTTAAGGCCATTGCACTGCCTTTGCAGCCTCTGGCTGAGGTTTATCAAGTAGTAACTAACAAATCAGCCTCGTATTTGACTACCGAGAGACTTCATACGTACTGGTAGCAGACTTTCAAAGTCAGActtagatgatgatggccatttgagaagttcaagccTTGACAAGAATCATACCAAGCTTGCAGTGTTGACTGGATATCTCTCATGGCTTCATGTAGCAAATGAACTTCCTTGCACAGCGAAAGGCGAGATGGCGAGCAATAGGAGAAGTACAGCCGGGCCACTGTTTCGTTAGTGCTTTTAGTAAAGATTGGACATTGGCGAACCTACTGGCTTTACTCAACTTGACCTGTGATACGATGTATTGTACCGTCTCCGGGCCTTCTTCAGTGAAGTCTTCTTCAGAAAGTTCTTCGACATCGTGATCTTCATCGTTGATAACCATTGGTGTCCCGGTGGAGATGGCAATCTGACGATCAAGGACCTGATCTGTTAGTTGATGTTTGCTATCACCAGAGGTACTCACATAAAGACACCACCAGATGCGCTTCCACCGCGACCTCTCCTCTGGCGCCATCTTGCTATTCCTTGTGCTCCTATGATATCCTGTACACTGCGCAGATCGTATCGCAGCAGCGAGCCACCAGTGGCAATCGTGATAAGCTGTCGGACTTCCAAACCAGTAGTGAAGCAGGTAAGACGACAGGATCATATGTGTACGACTCGATTCTCGATCAGCATCAAACGCTGCGCTGGCCTTGTTGTACAGAGCATTGTTGGCATCCCATCGAGTGCTGTAACCCATGAGATGCAATACTTCGCGATCACAATGCAATGATGCCACAAAGAGGACACTTCGGAGTAAGGTCGCGGATATTGTCCTATCCTCGAGAGACGCGAGGAAATACTTTTTGCCAAGGATCGGACAAAAGGTGTGAAATCTGTTGAAGTAGGCCTTGATGAGACGGTCCACCAAGTCTGGTGATGGGAGATCCGACAGTGTTGTCTTCTCACGAGGTATGGTTGGTCGACTGTAGACACTGTCCCTTCTCGTGTCCCGTGTTACGCTCTGAACAGTCTCGTTACAATCCCCAATTAGACGGTGAACACTGTTGTGGCCGGGCGTGTAACCTCTCATTACATAGGAAGCGTACCAGCTCTCTCCAACGACGCTTGGTTGGGTGTTAGGACTCGCATGCTGATCGGAGGCAGGCCTAGTGATAGTCGTATCGCCCGGTTGTTGCATTGGAGCCCTGTTGTGCTCCCCTTCTGTCGGAGAGTCTCCCGTAGTCAAGGCCATAGATTCATCCTCATTGCTTGGGGCAATGCCAGGACTGCCTGAGCTGCGACGTGATTCGATGTTAGGCAGCAACGTGTATCTCCCATCAGGACCTCTACAAGGCAAAGATCAGTCTCGCTTCACTACACGGTCATGGGGACCCTACCTTCGACGTTTGGACTGGATAAGGGCGCACtgcccatcatggccactCTTCCTGCAGGGAGAACATGGCACCCCAGTAACAGATCCATCGCACTTGGTTCTTCGCCGATTGCAACGCTCACAAGCCGTACCTCTCTTCCTGCCATGGTTGAGCGTTCTCCTGCTGCGCCGTAAAGAGCTTCCTTGGTCCATTGCGCCCAAACGTGATCTGTAACTGCCTACTCATTACACTCCAGAAACTGcatccctcttcttccccgCCTGGTGCAATCCAGGGCGTGCCACCATAGTGGGCCTGGATCAAGGATGTAGTCTACCCCGCAGACTCACCACGCTAGATCGATTCAAGCTTAACCGACCTGTTTGTTTACA
Coding sequences within it:
- a CDS encoding hypothetical protein (EggNog:ENOG41~CAZy:AA4) → MAGALSVSSQPTKTHLSSTQALVDTPEIQHNLSASNIHGACKEFTAILGPENVSTERTDLVTHSGSDYQSYAWTEESAILSQVILYPETTEQVSELMKVCFRRRLPVTPYSGGTSIEGQYIPHLQGICIDFGRMNNIVELNKYDLDCVVQPGIGWMDLNEELAGHGLFFPPDPGPGAMIGGMVGTGCSGTNAAAYGTMKDWVLSLTVVLADGTIIKTRQRARKSSAGYDLTRTFIGSEGTLGLVTEATLKLAVKPPCEAVAVCTFPTLRDAASAVREVLSNGIHVAAVEILDEVQMKSINDSALTRLKWKEDPTLFFKFTGSDEFIVDHLAKQVGSITKQNHSTTYTFASDETERNELWSARKNALWSMLAMRNSPTDKVWTTDVAVPLSRLPDIIEFAKADIEKSGLLGSIVGHVGDGNFHTLLLFPEEKRHIAEEVVHRMVDKAIEMKGTATGEHGVGLVKRDYLEKELGKEAVDAMRSVSNELPIMSDSNSVAQMKNAFDPLCILNCDKVIRMQAA
- a CDS encoding hypothetical protein (EggNog:ENOG41) — translated: MRGYTPGHNSVHRLIGDCNETVQSVTRDTRRDSVYSRPTIPREKTTLSDLPSPDLVDRLIKAYFNRFHTFCPILGKKYFLASLEDRTISATLLRSVLFVASLHCDREVLHLMGYSTRWDANNALYNKASAAFDADRESSRTHMILSSYLLHYWFGSPTAYHDCHWWLAAAIRSAQCTGYHRSTRNSKMAPEERSRWKRIWWCLYVLDRQIAISTGTPMVINDEDHDVEELSEEDFTEEGPETVQYIVSQVKLSKAMARLYFSYCSPSRLSLCKEVHLLHEAMRDIQSTLQAWQCNGLKEVKPVLDAAAHIFSLVENSLLFWTPEHFPMIYVSALFSAMMALAVDVKTSAPQSDQIFVKIRPGLLALKQFESVYILARWIKNFFMDILNRPPAEESQTQPTNSNGDDVEGEGISTEMRNTSANQVLEIDVQRNTAPADQAAHDATGFEDHNFAFDQSSGFEGGGFWPTYLANGVFSGVQSSNGMEFPHPDSFQYQAMYFLADLGIANTEPIE